Genomic segment of Chelmon rostratus isolate fCheRos1 chromosome 2, fCheRos1.pri, whole genome shotgun sequence:
tttctaACCTGTTCAGATAACACAGTGACTAGCAAGTTTTCAGATTCAGCGCACCATGAAGGAAAATCATGGATATTGTTTATATGTTCAGAGAAATGATATTCCATGTATTAGCCATCacttttaatacaaaaacaggattttggAACTATGAAATGACCACTTGTTACAACgcagtgtttatttattatgttttttttacaaacttgTCAGCAGAGATATTAATATGATATTACAGGACATCGGGATGCTCCAAAATTGGCATCATGGAAATTATAGAACCTAAGTTACATTTAAATTGTAAGAAAAATCAATATTGTGTTCTGTAGACAGTACACaatatttgaaagaaaaaagattgtCCTTGCACTTATTATCCATAGTCAACACcaatttctttttctccatcctAATGTAAATTCGATGGCTTATTTCATAGcttcaaaatgttttgctgcTAAAACAGGATTTCCAAACAGGTGGTTAGATGTGGCTCAGTCTGGATTttcaaaatgtgcctttttatCTTCATTAGGTTAATACAGAGTATCCCTTATATGTTTGATTTTCAATAATAACATCACAATACTAATATACAGCATTTAGTGTGCTACTATTTTTCCAATGGTCAGtttaaaagtgacatttttggacataaaataataaaaacatgccTTGTTGCTCCACACTGTATGAGCCAAGTTGGTGTGAATCCCAGATATTTTGAAAGTCCGTTGGGCTCATCTCACCCCTGCTTTGTGaacagttttcttatttataCAAGAACTCATTTTGTACAGTTTTGTTAGAGGAAAGAGGTTTTGATATTTGGTTATTTTGCAAAGCCACTCGGCTACTTTTGTCTTCCTGTGCCAGAGTTGCTAAATTGTCTgtaacttgtgtttttttttttattgattgagATAAGATTTTCCCTCTTTCTTGGTTTTCTCTTTGAATTTGAATATgtcaatttttcttttttttaataaaagtctTGTTTCAATGATTGGGTGAACTTTGTCTTTGATTATTTGTCTTATATAAACTAACAGAGTGTCGGGGCTGCGTTATTGACAGCAGATGAGTCATtacctcctgctgctgttacttTAGCTGTATTGGTAATTGCTGTATTGGTAGGTATTAACATAATCATGAGGACATTTGTATCATTGTTGATGCTCAGCAGGTTGAAGCTGACTTGTCACCTTGTTGTCTGTTCATTTTTGTAATCCACTTATTTATGTCCCCAAATCCTGAAAAAAACACCCCACAAACACCTCTGTACATTTtgtctggttaaaaaaaataaacttttagtTTGTAATAACAATTGTTTACAGTCAGTATTCTCCTAAAAAGATGCCTGAATTGAAAATCAGCCAAAGGCAGTAAAGGGCATCCGTGCCTTGTAAAGATGCAGATGGGTGGAACCAGACGTTATAAACATTCAGGGTTTAGCCCAAAACTAAGGGGGTTCAGGGGCATGCTCCCCAGGGGAGATTTTTTCCCCATTTATAGTTGCTACTTGCACTATTTTTCTAGCCATTTGAGATAATAGAACACCTTAAAATCtgcacatcatcatcaatatcaatattcatatttgtgaaatcaacattttgggcatctatattcatatttaaggcGTTTCTACTTATATTTTGGCCATATAGCTTTAAATTGAGgcatttactatatttatccCGTAGCTGGCCAGCAACCTCACTCACTGACCGTGGCCTAACTGAATGaaacctgacacacacaggacaacGAGCCCTCATGACGATTTAAGACCTATAGATGGCGACATTTCTCCAGTATTAGATCTGTGCTTCATTGATTTCCCTTTCCAGTCAGAGAGCCTGAGGGGAAATTACACACAGTTGAAGTTgctttaaaaatctaaaaaattcGGGGCTTTTGAGAGGACATTCGGGGGCTGGAGCCCAAGAAGCCAATATTAACACAATTCACTTTTTTGAGACTTTTTGTTAGACTGCCATTAATTTGGCCCAGTCTcattataatgtgttatttGCCTGACTGATACAATTATAAAAGTGCAGGCAGTAgaattttttgttgtttttatgaaatTGACCTTACAGGGTGTAAGCTCTGGAAtctatcccagcatgcaaagGGGGAGGGGTACCTCCTGTACAGGTCACCAGTCCATCACTGGCGTAATGTACAGGTGGacagccattcacacacacatgaacaagtACAGTAAGTTTAAATCAGGCAATGTGGGAGGTAACAGAGATTCAGAGTCGGGACCTGTATATTAAGTTTAAAAGTTGTCCATCTGCAATGGATCAGCTGTGAAGAAATTATTCAGTGccttaatatataataataatcacaatttACCATCTTTCACGTGCCAGACACAGTAGTTTCCATGTGTCAGTTTTATTTGAATGATGTCAGAATAAAATGGACATAGCTTATGTCCTTAGAAAAACATACGaacaaatcttgttttttttcattatacagttaaaacatttctaataatgataataataataagaacaataataataattttctatCGCATCCCAAAGGCCACATTAAAGTTACAATAGAAATTGCAACTGATCTCTGAAGTATGTACTATATGTTGTCCCTTTGTGGTAGGTGTGTCTCAGTTCAAAGGATGCTCGTTGAATCCTCTTCTTCAGGTTTCACTCATTCAGTAATTCCCCTCAAACAAAACATCCACGCTCAAACTGAgctgttaatatgaaaatatcttacacacatacagtaaaacattaaatttgtCACCTATGACGATATGTTAAAAGCAAGTATAAAACAGACTGCATCTACTGTACATAGCTTGTTCATCattaaagcaaacacaaagtgcTGATATCCTGAATCTTCCCTTCTTGGCTGAATGAAGgataaacaaaataatgcatGAAACTGATCATACTCAGCtttgggttttttgttgttttggttttttttgggggggggtgtTTTGTCCACTTATGAGCCTAATGgctgtttaaacacacactttagaGTGGAGGCGTCACAGTTGACCTCAGAgcaatgcaaaaacagacagacaggaatgGCCAGAGTACAGTGAACAACTACAGTGAGGTATCAGGCAGGTGGCGGCTACGTCAGTGCATAGTGACAAAACCAGCTGCAGGGTTGTGTAGACAAGATCACATAACTGAAAGCAAAGAACGAGCAGATTGCTCTCACTTTGCTTACATAGTTTTTGACGCATGTATGAACGAAACTAGTGATTCATCAAAGCCCTGATGTCATTTTGTTCACCAGGATAACAAATCCAGGATGGTCATCGGGTTTGTGAAGAGTATAAAtagtgcagcagagagacagatacatGCTGGAAAAAGCGGCGCTTTACTCGCGGCCTCCTCCCAtgatctgcagcaggaagctgaacAGGTAGATGATGTCCAGGTAGATGCTGAGGGTGGCAAAAACATATTCCTCTGGACTTATCGTGTAGCGCTTGTTTCCTAACAGCAACTGAGTGTCGAATGCCAGGAACTGTGGcgggacagagggagaaaacgAGGAGAACacatgagaaaaaacaaacaaacactgcagctggacAGTATTGAGGCTTTGATGAAGGTGTGACTCTCACCAGAGTAAAGAGGATGGCTCCTCCCACGGCATAAATGGCGTGTAACCAGGGGACCTGTggagccagaaaaaaaaagcattacaaAACGGCGTTAAGGAGGACAGCAGCATCTTTATTGAAGAAAGACGGTGCAGGGCTTTGCAAGATTATCTGTGAGGCTAATCCCTTCACAGCACCTGAGGCTTTAACCAGCAGCTGTTGATTAACTCATCTATTTTAGACTTCTTCTAGAAAGGAGTGTGTACGTCTGGAGGAGGTGAACTCACGTATCCGAAAGGGACGACGATGGAGATGGTGATGGCGCACAGAAGCATGACcatgcacaaagaaaacaggacGCCCTGACAGGATGTGACATCAATCTgcgacagagagaaacatgatgATGGATTTAGTTCATTTTAACCAAAcgtgtctgtttgttgtttgaaagAAGTTTGAAGCTGGAATCAGATCTTCTCACCTTGCTCTGGAAGCTGAAGatggtgacagacagacacaccacaGCTGTGATCCCCAGACACAGAACCACTGATTTGGTGTTGTAAaagctggaggaagagagggcaGTCACATTCAGTGCCGGGTCTTTTACCCAGAAAAGGTTTGGATGAGCTGAAATCAGCGCGTCAGTGTGCACCACAATATGATTTACCTCGACACGAATCCCATCATGAAGGCCATGCTCAAAGTCTGAGGGGAAAAGTACAGAAAGATTACCACAGGTTGGCTCTATGTGTAAAGAGCTTATTGTATTCTACTATAATGAGCTGTTTTAAAGGTGAGGAATACTCACAAAGAGAACTAACAAAATGATATTCCAAGGAAACTGCCTCCTgtttaggtaaaaaaaaatccacttcaTCAACAAATGTGCATCACAGCGTTATAGATAAGCTTTAATCAATAT
This window contains:
- the faim2b gene encoding fas apoptotic inhibitory molecule 2b isoform X1 — encoded protein: MKKGKQVNNDNEPPTYQEATAGYDEMEAQFAWDDMTIRRTFIRKVYAILMVQLFVTVAIVALFSFCAPVRFFIQTHPSLYMASYLMFFVTYIALSCCGDLRRQFPWNIILLVLFTLSMAFMMGFVSSFYNTKSVVLCLGITAVVCLSVTIFSFQSKIDVTSCQGVLFSLCMVMLLCAITISIVVPFGYVPWLHAIYAVGGAILFTLFLAFDTQLLLGNKRYTISPEEYVFATLSIYLDIIYLFSFLLQIMGGGRE
- the faim2b gene encoding fas apoptotic inhibitory molecule 2b isoform X2; this encodes MKKGKVNNDNEPPTYQEATAGYDEMEAQFAWDDMTIRRTFIRKVYAILMVQLFVTVAIVALFSFCAPVRFFIQTHPSLYMASYLMFFVTYIALSCCGDLRRQFPWNIILLVLFTLSMAFMMGFVSSFYNTKSVVLCLGITAVVCLSVTIFSFQSKIDVTSCQGVLFSLCMVMLLCAITISIVVPFGYVPWLHAIYAVGGAILFTLFLAFDTQLLLGNKRYTISPEEYVFATLSIYLDIIYLFSFLLQIMGGGRE